TCCCGCAATCAAAcccgggagggtggaaaaacagaaaatagaAACGATTTCCTCGTTTAAAATCGGCTGCACAAGCCGGTACCGTGCTGGAAGGCTTTTCCCACGTCTTAGCAGAGGAAAATTGTGACGAGCTATCGTTAACGCGCGCAACGTCGGTGCGTGTTTGAGAAGAAAActaggaagaaaagaaagaagcaaaaaaggtaCACCAGATCGATAGCCAGTGAGGGTTTATCtccggaaaaaaggaagcatccTAGCGAAATGAAGCCAACGAACCTTCGCCGAGCGGTTTATTTGGGGCTGACATCGATAAGTTTActgtttattttacatttcgTAAAATTACCGTATGCTATCGAGCACATCTTGAGCTCGATTTTCGAGGTGTTCCAAGCATTCGTCAAGCACCGAGGTAACGATGTCTCGTCTTACCGTTGTTTAGAGGCTAAGTCGAACCCAGCgaagtggaagaaaatgtcTGTTCTGTGCTTAGTTAAGTAAAACTGCACCGTATCTGAGTGAATAATCCGTTAGCTGTGTGTGGGTCTTCATGaaaggatgatttttttttcaaacaaaaatgttatGAGTACTTGAACATCAAAGACGAGATTGGAAATAGAAGAAAACGTAATAAGTAATTTCCCCACTATTTCCCTTGACAGCTTTTAGGaagattcaatttaaattttaaaaacattcaaccTTTTTTGTCAATAGGTTAAACGCTGCTTTGTAAAAGCTCTTCTGAAGCTAAGATTTTCTAACACGTTATACTTTTTTCATGCACACGCAAGTGAAGAAATAATGTTTAATTTACCATTTATGTTTGTAAATTTCGGGCATGAGACTGTGTCTCAACATACAATGAAGAAAGCCTCTTTGAATTAAAATACTACTCTTACAGTGAATCGACGAAATGTTACTTGTTTAAGTTGAAATGTACTCCCAACCAAACGTAttcaaaataatcaaaaacccatttgaaaacgcaaacaaattgaCTAAAgtatattttatgtttcttttatttaacCACTTATACTTAATTTTCTCATAACAAATCAACCTTTAAGATTCGTTAGGCTGTGTTAATCATGAAGCAGATTCGAATAATTTCAACGAATGTTAATGCTAAACATTGCAATCATGCTGAAATAGTTAACCTTGTCGTATCGTCTAGACTCTAGAGTGCgattataataataattataacaaATATTGCCCCGTATACAATACAAATCGGCTATACACTAAACAGGACTTTATTTGATAAGCGAGGAACCTTGTTGATTAACCAACTAATGTTTTATGAAAGTAATTTCCTTTAAATAAGGTTTTTAACTTAGCTAAGCAGATACGTGTATTATCGAAGGCAACAACGTGTTGTTtcaaacattattttatttgcgatCTGTACATTGCACTGGATTATTACTTCTCTTTAATGTACGTCAAAAGTtgatttaaagaaaaaaatacaattaatCACACTGGGAATGTGAATAAAAATAGGAATTACCACTAATCCGGGCTTCGTTTGGAATGTGAAAGGATTGCAAGGATATTTTGTTGGTATGTGGAAATTTGCCGTTGAACGATTTCCATCTCAGGATGTTTACCTTGCGATCACAGTGAAGCCATTCCTTATAGACTTATCGGTCGGTATGTCAAGTATGACTTCATCAACCTGCAAGAGTGTTCGATTCTGTAGGTCTTATTTCCATCGACATAGCTTCCCCTAGTTGAATTTACCTTTCGGATGTAGCACCTATAAGAATGCCAACCTAACCTGCCCACTTTTGGCCCCGTATCGTACAATTTCAGCACCAACAACTGCGACTACCAGACATCTCAGCCGCGCCCCCTCCGTTGCTGCGTTGGAAAAGCTAACCTCAAACCTGAGCGAATCCGCGCAAACCCGAACGAGCGCAATGGAGCAGCTAGAGCGAGAAATCCGCAAGGAGATCGACGAGATGAACACCAGCGTGTCGTTGGTGGACCGTCTCGAGGCCGGTGACACCATGGACGATGACCGGCGTGAAGAACTGCTGTCCTCCACGCGAGCCGTATTCGAGAATGTCAACCCAAACAACGTGAAGAACAGCCTCACCGATTCGCAGATATCGATCATCTCGAAACACGACGGCTATCCGGATTCGGGTCACTTCTACAGTACGCCACTGGGCGGGGTCAAGGAACCGACGGCGGTGGATGAAACCGGCGTTCTTCCGACGATCCAACCAACCCACCAAGGTGGTCCCGGAAAGGACAGGGACGGTGGAGCAGGGCCGGAAGGTAAACTCGCACCCGAAATGGCACGATCCTCGGGACGCACCGTTAGCAAATCGCAAGACAGCAAGCAACAGTCCAAGACCGGTCAGAGCGTGAAACAAAACTCCCGGCCGGTGGACGGAACAAGCAAAGGCCAACCACCGATGAGCGCCTCACTGGCCAACCTGTTGTACGCGTCCGGTGGTGCGGCGGCCAAACGCAAGCGACTTCCATCCACCGTGGTGCTTGGATTGATCCAGCTGCTGTTGAGTGTAACGTTGGCCGCTCTTGGTGGGCTCGTGATTGCACGAAACGCGTCCCTTGCGATGGCCGGAACCGGGTTGTGGTGTGGTGCCATCGCTGGTATCGCCGGATCGCTCGGTCTCATGAATGTGAAGATGGCCAAAACTGGCTTTCTGGCGGTGAATCTCATCTGTGTCGCTTCCAGCACGCTCGGGCTTGCTCTCACCGGTATTGGGGCGGTTCGGGACGCGAACTTGGCCCAGCAGGACGAGGTAATGACCACGTGGAACCGTGGGAAGTTCGTCGTGGCGTCAGATTTGAACGCAGGAAAGTGAAGCGCGAATTACATGGTATTGTTCTCTGTTTTATCTATTTCTCATCACGCATAAATATTCGCCCACCCGAAACCTGGGCGTCTTGACACTTGGCGTCATCAATGCTAACGCGCAACGGAATGCTGGAACTGGCGCGCTTGTCGGGTAGCTTATCTGGGGTGCCGTCACAGCCGGAACTGGTCTACTGGTGGCGCTGGCGGTACATTTCCTGATCAGCGTCTTCTCCGTCTACTACTCGGCACTCAAACTCTGCTCCAGGTGAGTAACGTGTCAGGCAGGTGTTTGATATAGCGCCTAGAAGGTGCTCACTAATCCTGCGCCTCGCTAACACTACGTATAAAGacaagcgcgcgcgtgtgatgCCTATCTCAAAACGTCTACGGGCGCTTATACCTGCATCTGCCAACACCAAAGACTCTCTCTGGGAACGTACCGGTATTTGGTGTATAAATACTTTTGCGTGCCTAACCTCTAAATTCTACTCGCCTATTAACCTATAAATCGCTGGCGCGTCTAGCGTGAGATTGAAA
This genomic interval from Anopheles nili chromosome X, idAnoNiliSN_F5_01, whole genome shotgun sequence contains the following:
- the LOC128728563 gene encoding uncharacterized protein LOC128728563; this encodes MEQLEREIRKEIDEMNTSVSLVDRLEAGDTMDDDRREELLSSTRAVFENVNPNNVKNSLTDSQISIISKHDGYPDSGHFYSTPLGGVKEPTAVDETGVLPTIQPTHQGGPGKDRDGGAGPEGKLAPEMARSSGRTVSKSQDSKQQSKTGQSVKQNSRPVDGTSKGQPPMSASLANLLYASGGAAAKRKRLPSTVVLGLIQLLLSVTLAALGGLVIARNASLAMAGTGLWCGAIAGIAGSLGLMNVKMAKTGFLAVNLICVASSTLGLALTGIGAVRDANLAQQDEVMTTWNRGKFVVASDLNAGK